Part of the Aquimarina sp. TRL1 genome, TGGAATGGTCTAGTAGATACGGTTGTTGCCGAGATCCTCGCTTGTGCCGATTTTGACTGGATATTGATAGATGGAGAACATGCTCCATTCGATATCCGAAAAATACAATTACAACTTCAAACTTTATCAGCGTATGATACTCAGGTAATCGTAAGACCTCCTGTAGGAGATACTGTATTAATTAAGCAATTGATGGATATAGGTGTACAAAATGTAATGATTCCAATGGTTGAAACAGCAGAACAAGCCATGCAGTTAGTAAAAGATATGCGTTATCCACCCGAAGGGAATAGAGGGGTTGGTACGGCACTTGCAAGAGCTTCAAAATGGAATCGATTGGAGAATTACTTTGCTAAAGCAAATAGTCAAATGTGTTTAATCTGTCAGGTAGAAACAATCAAAGGATTAGATAATCTTGATGAAATTTTAGCAGTTGATGGAGTAGATGGAGTCTTCATCGGTCCTGCAGACCTGGCTGCCTCTATGGGGCATTTAGGAAATCCAGCGCATCCCCAAGTAAAAGAAATGGTTGCTAAGGCTCTTACTAAAATCCGAGAAAAAAATAAAACGGCAGGTGTACTGGCATTATCCAGTGAATTGATTGCTTTTTATAGCAGTAAAGGAGCTAATTTATTAGGTATAGGAGTCGATACATTGTTACTGGCGAATAGTGCGCAAAAACTCATGAATACAATAAAATAACACGCATAAAAGTATAATAATTCTTACATAAAAATGCAAAAGTGTTTTTTCTGACTAAACTACTTTTATCAAGTAAGTAACCTCATACAAATCTAATTTTTCAAAACATAATGTTAGATACTAATTTAGAAATACTGAATCAACTGTTACCCAGTCTTAAGAAAAATGGGATTCAAAACTTTATAGAAGGAGAGCGAACAGCAGCCATCTCCGGAGATACCTTTGATGTGCATTCTCCTGTTGATAGTGAATTTATAACTAAGGTAGCCTTGTCAGGTAAAGAAGATGTTGATCAGGCGGCAAATGTAGCTCAGAAAGCTTTTGAATCCTGGAAAAAGATGCCACATCAGGAGCGTAGAAATATATTGTATGCTATTGCAGCCAAAATAGAAGAACATGCCGAAAATATCGCGGTGCTGGAAAGTTACGATACTGGACAGCCTATCCGTTTTATGAAAAAGGCTGCTATTAGAGGGGCCGCAAACTTTAGATACTTTGCAGATAAAGTGATTGATGCTCCAAACGGATTGTCTACCCCCGATACTCATCATATTAATTATACTATTCGACAACCCATCGGACCTATAGGGGTGATTACTCCTTGGAATACTCCATTTATGTTGAGTACCTGGAAAATTGCACCTGCACTGGCATCAGGGTGTACGGTAGTCCATAAACCGGCCGAATTTAGCCCAATAACTGCAGACTATTTGGTGAAGCTTGCTCACGAGGCAGGTTTACCCAAGGGAGTTTGGAATGTGATACATGGTTTTGGAGAGACAGCAGGAAAGTCACTAACAGAGCATGAGGCTATTAAAGCAGTAGCCTTTATAGGAGAAACCACCACAGGAAGCTTGATCATGAAACAGGGAGCAACTACCTTAAAAAGAGTTCATCTCGAACTGGGAGGGCAAAATCCAATTATTGTTTTTGATGATGCAAATCTGGATAGGGCGTTGGATACAGCCGTATTTATGAAGTATAGCCTGAATGGAGAACGTTGTACTTCGAGTAGCAGGTTACTCCTTCAAAAAAAGGTGTATGATGAATTTGTAAAGAAGTTATCTCAACGGGTAAAAAATATTAAGGTAGGGAATCCATTGGATCCGGTTACAGAGGTTGGTCCCATGATACATCCTACCCATCAGGAAAAGGTATTGCGATATGGAACAATTGGAGAAGAAGATGGTGCCACTCTTGTAGTAGGAGGAGGAACTCCAGATCAACTTAAAAAGGGATGTTATGTGAACCCAACACTTTTTATCGATGGAACTCAAAACATGCGTATTGCTCAAGAAGAAGTTTTTGGACCGTTTCTTACCGTGATTCCTTTTGAAACAGAAGAAGAAGCGATCACAATAGCTAATAGTGTAAGGTATGGACTTACCGCATATATATGGACTAAAGATGTCGGAAGAGCTCATAGAGTAGCTCAGGAAGTAGAAGCAGGTATGGTTTGGGTTAATTCTCAAAATGTAAGACATCTGCCAGCTCCTTTTGGAGGAGTAAAATACAGTGGAATTGGTCGTGATGGAGGAGAATATAGCTTTGACTTCTATATGGAAACTAAAAATATATCAGTTGCACTTGGTGATCACCTCATTCCGCAACTGGGCAAAAATCAATAGATATGGATACAAAAAAACTACGACAGGTAGCAGGAGGATTTGTGACAGGGATTACCATAGTGAGTTCCGGGGATGCAGATGAAGAAGTGAGAGCGATGACAGCAAATTCGTTTTTGTCAGTTTCATTAGCTCCTCCATTGGTATTATTTTCTGTAGATACAAGAACCCGATTGTTCGAAACACTTGAAAAAGGGAAAAAGATAACCATTAGCATTTTGTCTGAAGAGCAAGAAGAAATCAGTAATCATTTTGCAGGAAAAAACCATCTGGATCACAATCTCTTATTTGAGAACATAAAAAATTATCCAGTAATCAAAAATGCGCTGGGGTATTACTTGACTAAAGTCAATCAAATCATCCCTGCAGGAGATCATTATTTGGTCTTATGTGAAGTGAAGGATTTATATAGAAATGAACAGCTAAACCCTTTGATGTATTATTCGGGGGGCTATAAAACATATACAAAAACATTAATCTAAGATATCATGATTACAGAACAAAACACTGCGAAAAACAGACCATTTTCAAAAGAGTATGAAAATAAGATTTTTACTGGGCAGGAGTATCTCAATTCTCTGGATGATGGTAGAGAAATTTGGTTTAATGGAGAGCGAATTACCAATATAGCAGAACATAAAGCTTTTAGGAATTCAGCTAGAAGTATTGCCAGATTTTATGATGCAATGCATGATGAACGTTATCAGGATGATCTGTTGCTGGTAGATAAGAATGGTATTGTTACCCATAAGTTTTTTGCACCTAGTTATACTCCTAGAGAATTGGATGAAGCTCGAAAAGCTATTGAGGTTAGTCAGCGCATAAATTATGGATGGATGGGAAGAACTCCAGAATATAAAGCAGCATTTATGGCGCATTTACAGGATAATGCTGGGTTTTATCAAAAAGAGTTTCAACAAAATGCTATTAACTGGTATAAAAAAACAGCAGAAAAATGCTTGTTCCTGAATCATGTATTAGTAGATCCTCCAGTTGATAGATCCAAAGACAGGGTTAATGTAAAGAATGTTTTTGTGAGTGTAGATAAAGAGGATGACAAAGGGATTTATGTCTCAGGAGCCAAAATGGTCGCTACAGGTTCTGTATTGACGCATGGAACATTTGTAGGGCTTACCGGTAATATTACTTCTATGATGGAAAAAGACAGAGATGAAGATATGGCTGTCATATTTTTTGCAGATATGAATACACCGGGACTTAAAATGATTTGTAGACCATCTTATGAGCATGATGCAAATAGTGCATATGATGCACCATTGTCTTCTAGGTATGATGAAAACGATTCTGTAATCATTATGGATCATGCCTTCATTCCCTGGGAAAACGTATTGGTATATAGAGATATTGATCGATGCAAACAGTTTTATAAAGAATCTGGTTTTTTTAATCGGTATAATTTACAGGCAGCCGTTCGATTAGCGATTAAACTGGAGTTTTGTATAGGGTTATTTTCAGAAGGAACCAAGGCATCTGGTACAGCACAGTTTAGAGGGGTACAAGCAGGAACGGGAGAATTAATAGGAATAAAAAACACACTGTGGTCGCTTACTACAAGTATGGTTAATGATGTAGTCTCTTGTGGTACTGGAGTTGTTCCAAATGCAGAGGTAGCAGCAGCCTTACGCCTATATATGTCCAATTGCTGGGATCGGGTACGCGAAATTTTTGAAAGCGTCCTGGGAGGCGCACCAGTGTATACGATTTCTAGTAATAAAGACTTATTGAATGTGGAGTTACGACCATATATAGAGCAGTATTATGTAGGAACGGGGTTAGAGGCTACGGATAGAATTAAATTATTCAAATTAATCTGGGATTCCATGTATTCTGAGTTTGCAGGGAGACACTCTTTGTATGAAAGAAATTACTCCGGAAGTCAGGATTTACAACGATTAGATCTTCTTAGACAAGCCATGGCTTCTAAATCTCTGGATAAATGTACCGCTATGGTCCAAAAATGTATGGATGATTATGACATAAATGGTTGGACAAATACCTGGTTAACCTGATTTACCTTATAGAAGTACAACACAACTGAATTTAAAAAAATAAAAGATAATGAAAGTCCTGAAGCACAATTTTAACCTTCCATTCAATATTATTCGCTGTAGTCATGTAGAATACGGAGTCAGAGATTTGGAGGTTTCCAGAAAGTTTTATGTAGAAACACTGGGATTAATAGAAACCGAACGAACGGATGAGGCATTATATCTCAGGTGCCTCGAGGAACAGCAACATCATTCTTATATTTTAAAAGTAACGGAAGAACCTTGTGTCTTAGCAGTAGGGTTTAAAGTAGCTTTTGAAAAAGATTTGGATGCCCTTAAAGAACATCTGGATCAAAAAAATATACGATCAGAATGGGTAGATAAATATGCAGAAGATAGAACGTTAAAGGTCACTACCCCACAAGGGTT contains:
- the hpaE gene encoding 5-carboxymethyl-2-hydroxymuconate semialdehyde dehydrogenase translates to MLDTNLEILNQLLPSLKKNGIQNFIEGERTAAISGDTFDVHSPVDSEFITKVALSGKEDVDQAANVAQKAFESWKKMPHQERRNILYAIAAKIEEHAENIAVLESYDTGQPIRFMKKAAIRGAANFRYFADKVIDAPNGLSTPDTHHINYTIRQPIGPIGVITPWNTPFMLSTWKIAPALASGCTVVHKPAEFSPITADYLVKLAHEAGLPKGVWNVIHGFGETAGKSLTEHEAIKAVAFIGETTTGSLIMKQGATTLKRVHLELGGQNPIIVFDDANLDRALDTAVFMKYSLNGERCTSSSRLLLQKKVYDEFVKKLSQRVKNIKVGNPLDPVTEVGPMIHPTHQEKVLRYGTIGEEDGATLVVGGGTPDQLKKGCYVNPTLFIDGTQNMRIAQEEVFGPFLTVIPFETEEEAITIANSVRYGLTAYIWTKDVGRAHRVAQEVEAGMVWVNSQNVRHLPAPFGGVKYSGIGRDGGEYSFDFYMETKNISVALGDHLIPQLGKNQ
- a CDS encoding 4-hydroxyphenylacetate 3-hydroxylase family protein, which codes for MITEQNTAKNRPFSKEYENKIFTGQEYLNSLDDGREIWFNGERITNIAEHKAFRNSARSIARFYDAMHDERYQDDLLLVDKNGIVTHKFFAPSYTPRELDEARKAIEVSQRINYGWMGRTPEYKAAFMAHLQDNAGFYQKEFQQNAINWYKKTAEKCLFLNHVLVDPPVDRSKDRVNVKNVFVSVDKEDDKGIYVSGAKMVATGSVLTHGTFVGLTGNITSMMEKDRDEDMAVIFFADMNTPGLKMICRPSYEHDANSAYDAPLSSRYDENDSVIIMDHAFIPWENVLVYRDIDRCKQFYKESGFFNRYNLQAAVRLAIKLEFCIGLFSEGTKASGTAQFRGVQAGTGELIGIKNTLWSLTTSMVNDVVSCGTGVVPNAEVAAALRLYMSNCWDRVREIFESVLGGAPVYTISSNKDLLNVELRPYIEQYYVGTGLEATDRIKLFKLIWDSMYSEFAGRHSLYERNYSGSQDLQRLDLLRQAMASKSLDKCTAMVQKCMDDYDINGWTNTWLT
- a CDS encoding aldolase/citrate lyase family protein, which produces MKQLEDNILKKKVVNRARTYGVWNGLVDTVVAEILACADFDWILIDGEHAPFDIRKIQLQLQTLSAYDTQVIVRPPVGDTVLIKQLMDIGVQNVMIPMVETAEQAMQLVKDMRYPPEGNRGVGTALARASKWNRLENYFAKANSQMCLICQVETIKGLDNLDEILAVDGVDGVFIGPADLAASMGHLGNPAHPQVKEMVAKALTKIREKNKTAGVLALSSELIAFYSSKGANLLGIGVDTLLLANSAQKLMNTIK
- a CDS encoding flavin reductase family protein yields the protein MDTKKLRQVAGGFVTGITIVSSGDADEEVRAMTANSFLSVSLAPPLVLFSVDTRTRLFETLEKGKKITISILSEEQEEISNHFAGKNHLDHNLLFENIKNYPVIKNALGYYLTKVNQIIPAGDHYLVLCEVKDLYRNEQLNPLMYYSGGYKTYTKTLI